In the Styela clava chromosome 8, kaStyClav1.hap1.2, whole genome shotgun sequence genome, one interval contains:
- the LOC120346667 gene encoding uncharacterized protein LOC120346667, translating into MIAHYQENFPSSHLLMALPSSLATTPPTESRSVSPPHVPTATDMLYTTCPSERSVNSSPIDADDSRLALCRHNVTGCSAGESLNLRVNCFGTNDAGESGIEGCNIKADRNCESLKQKVCDNKTTAAADDLYSISNDDSTATKAIFEELCCNSRKRKRKSQNPSRVPETKFGDKNQLPIELYSKIMANHSQVPNVNLPETNGTENYFSRISQASHYKILSEEHLYMSENPKQDFPIQVGADNIKDNTSSNRIMFSHPADMSPASEDYEYAVRVPKHKLTRSFSDPESAQTMAWNSQVVSNDAFLSKSDGEYDSPKKYSKDSLPDYKRHRDHSTCRADTTMIGHDQEEKDLISDSPSNSRQNSPASAGTGHTKSSDVIYTPRRERDFFTGHLSTVSLGMSASSTNTQRDTSKMSTRFSGPIGGQMLSPTKMPSGGPMYPPLDCCTSLPGGEIRSGVWIPTRSRNCHLCGKEFKNVYSVKLHIKNVHLKEMWQCTVPGCNATFPSKRSRDRHSANSNLHSKLRLRGIYADSRICSQTAGMTEMLRERLLPTFFPGSSSDKMSDEHCGDAASEQIKESNCNDNKSDVHFAKEARDHQKHTVERIKAFDHKENTMQNKDNASGLSHKDGSKISSEAVRKNKTPEKKLNPTDSYIPNKVEQPSSNTDFYSIYHKLLTDAISSSMKMKERYQTLHPQIHSNSLFSGMPPFFNSQFLPPYLNMKTSPLAPPFVPYSVLPNQITDRASGMKSRNENIMGSLNTRRSEVHKPERERVTISRDSRREDSNDEAPNKTRHKSSTDTALTENMKLGMFSKSETKSDITEEKFTTHSLKDFEYEKLNNCFPLNNPFLNPRWYSDNKSFRSDYTDNYSGNVHQYPSRQPYTSSEFWKMLSKIQSTSPTSNGHIFTDYLKYMQQNVSKQHVIDSGIREKISPATSRQSTNNERPFSKRSLDNESSNYDVGNKKKRIAESPLQINSQEEQNKSVSQIPRNYLLERPKHIKLSRPLNDEIYSKGSISSVRDSKLNGFGLHNAKPRQQENKDVQKSNEARISDIQRKKAGQKSHSIDTNVNKSPWSSSSTASDLEKHSEKTVYNATNIPKMLSPLTPQHHPQLPSFSPNPYFPQNLGDNPNHFMSAAFMAAAMARQKGGFPIQSPYLDRKFHTPPVSQAMMRPHLFPGVYNIMESNGMPPNHLSPEEMLGAMEGVTEMDDPTLGMEGNTWKTGPVQCSICKRMYSNKGTLRVHFKSVHLREMHRCTVPGCDTMFTSVRSRNRHSQNPNLHRTLPYHG; encoded by the exons ATGATCGCTCATTATCAG GAGAACTTTCCTTCTTCCCATCTACTCATGGCACTGCCGTCGTCACTCGCAACCACGCCCCCCACAGAATCCCGATCGGTTTCACCACCGCATGTACCTACCGCTACTGACATGCTTTATACTACCTGCCCATCGGAAAGAAGCGTTAATTCATCTCCCATCGACGCTGACGATAGCCGATTGGCCTTGTGTCGTCATAACGTGACAGGTTGCTCTGCCGGGGAATCTCTTAATTTGAGAGTCAATTGTTTTGGAACAAATGACGCAGGGGAATCGGGTATAGAAGGGTGTAATATCAAAGCCGATCGAAATTGTGAGTCACTAAAGCAAAAAGTATGTGACAACAAAACCACAGCTGCCGCTGATGACTTGTACAGTATCTCCAACGATGATAGTACAGCGACCAAGGCGATTTTTGAAGAATTATGTTGCAATTCACgtaaacgaaaaagaaaatcACAGAATCCGTCACGCGTGCCGGAGACAAAATTTGGGGATAAAAACCAGTTACCCattgaattatattcaaaaattatggcAAATCACTCACAGGTACCAAATGTGAATCTACCAGAGACTAACGGAACAGAAAATTATTTCTCCCGTATTTCACAAGCATCCCACTACAAAATTTTGTCAGAAGAACATTTATATATGTCAGAAAACCCGAAACAAGATTTTCCAATTCAGGTTGGCGCAGataatataaaagataatactagTTCGAATAGAATTATGTTCAGTCACCCTGCTGATATGTCACCTGCAAGTGAAGATTACGAATACGCTGTAAGAGTACCGAAGCATAAGCTTACCCGCAGTTTTTCAGATCCGGAATCAGCACAAACCATGGCGTGGAATAGCCAAGTGGTTTCAAACGATGCTTTTTTATCGAAATCGGATGGAGAGTACGACTCTCCCAAAAAGTATTCAAAAGATAGTCTTCCAGACTATAAACGCCATAGAGATCATTCAACTTGTCGTGCTGATACTACTATGATAGGACACGATCAGGAAGAGAAGGACCTAATCAGTGACAGTCCTTCGAATTCAAGACAAAATTCACCCGCATCTGCTGGAACAGGCCACACCAAATCAAGCGACGTGATTTATACGCCAAGACGGGAACGTGATTTTTTTACTGGCCATCTCAGTACGGTTTCCCTTGGAATGTCAGCATCATCAACAAATACACAACGAGATACTTCAAAAATGTCTACTAGATTTAGTGGACCAATTGGCGGTCAAATGCTGTCTCCGACAAAAATGCCATCAGGAGGTCCAATGTATCCACCGTTGGATTGTTGTACTTCATTGCCTGGTGGTGAAATTAGGAGTGGAGTTTGGATTCCTACTAGATCAAGAAATTGTCATTTATGTGGAAAAGAATTCAAAAATGTCTACAG tGTGAAACTCCACATCAAAAATGTTCATCTCAAAGAAATGTGGCAATGTACAGTACCTGGATGCAATGCAACATTCCCCTCTAAACGAAGCAGAGACCGACACAGTGCAAATTCAAATCTTCACAG CAAACTTCGACTGAGAGGAATATACGCAGACAGTCGTATATGTTCACAAACCGCCGGAATGACTGAGATGCTCAGAGAGAGACTTCTACCGACGTTTTTTCCTGGATCATCCAGCGATAAAATGAGTGATGAACATTGTGGTGATGCGGCATCTGAGCAAATTAAAGAATCAAATTGCAACGATAACAAGAGCGATGTTCATTTTGCAAAAGAAGCTCGCGATCATCAGAAACATACTGTTGAACGTATTAAAGCGTTTGATCACAAAGAAAACACAATGCAAAACAAAGATAATGCATCAGGATTGAGTCACAAAGATGGTTCGAAGATATCTAGCGAAGCGGTGCGAAAAAATAAAACGCCCGAGAAAAAATTAAACCCGACGGACTCTTACATTCCAAATAAAGTAGAACAGCCTAGCAGCAATACTGATTTTTATAGCATCTATCATAAACTTTTGACTGATGCAATTTCCTCATCAATGAAAATGAAAGAAAGGTATCAAACGCTGCATCCCCAGATTCACTCTAACTCCCTTTTCTCTGGCATGCCTCCatttttcaattcacaatttttacCACCATATCTGAACATGAAAACGTCACCACTGGCACCTCCATTTGTACCATACAGTGTTTTACCAAACCAAATAACAGACCGTGCATCTGGTATGAAATCCAGAAACGAGAATATCATGGGGTCGCTCAACACTCGTCGGTCAGAAGTACATAAGCCAGAAAGAGAGAGAGTAACGATTTCGAGAGACTCCAGAAGAGAAGACTCCAATGATGAAGCTCCGAACAAAACGAGGCATAAAAGTTCAACTGACACAGCACTAACAGAAAATATGAAGTTAGGTATGTTTTcaaaatctgaaacaaaatcagATATCACAGAGGAAAAGTTCACTACTCACAGTTTGAAAGATTTTGAGTATGAAAAACTCAACAATTGTTTTCCCTTGAATAACCCTTTTTTGAATCCGAGGTGGTACTCTGACAATAAATCTTTTAGATCTGATTATACCGATAATTATTCTGGCAATGTTCATCAATACCCATCTCGTCAGCCATATACATCATCAGAGTTTTGGAAAATGCTTAGCAAAATACAAAGCACATCGCCTACAAGCAATGGTCATATATTCACGGATTATCTAAAATATATGCAGCAAAATGTTTCTAAACAGCACGTCATCGATAGCGGTATTCGTGAAAAGATATCTCCTGCTACCAGTAGGCAAAGCACAAATAACGAACGACCTTTCTCTAAACGCTCACTTGACAACGAATCATCAAATTACGATGTAGGAAATAAGAAGAAACGGATAGCTGAATCGCCGTTACAAATCAACTCTCAGGAAGAACAAAATAAAAGTGTCAGTCAGATTCCAAGAAACTATTTGCTTGAGAGGCCGAAACACATCAAACTATCTCGCCCTCTAAACGACGAAATTTATTCAAAAGGAAGTATATCTTCAGTTCGCGACTCAAAACTAAATGGATTCGGTTTGCATAACGCTAAGCCTCGTCAGCAAGAAAACAAAGACGTACAAAAATCAAATGAAGCCCGCATTTCGGATATTCAGAGAAAGAAAGCTGGACAAAAATCACATAGTATTGATACAAACGTAAACAAGTCGCCTTGGTCCTCTTCTTCAACGGCATCGGATCTAGAAAAACATAGCGAGAAGACAGTTTATAATGCAACAAACATTCCCAAAATGTTAAGCCCATTGACGCCACAACATCATCCACAGTTACCTTCATTTTCTCCGAATCCTTATTTTCCACAAAATTTGGGAGATAATCCTAATCACTTTATGAGCGCGGCTTTTATGGCGGCGGCCATGGCACGACAAAAGGGTGGTTTTCCTATACAGAGTCCTTATCTTGATAGAAAATTTCATACGCCTCCTGTCTCTCAAGCAATGATGCGACCTCATTTGTTTCCCGGTGTTTATAATATCATGGAATCGAATGGTATGCCGCCAAATCATTTGTCGCCGGAAGAAATGCTTGGAGCGATGGAAGGCGTAACAGAAATGGATGATCCAACACTGGGAATGGAAGGAAATACATGGAAAACTGGACCAGTACAATGTAGCATTTGTAAACGAATGTATAGCAATAAGGGTACATTGCGAGTTCATTTCAAATCAGTACATCTTCGTGAAATGCACAGGTGCACTGTACCTGGGTGTGATACAATGTTCACTTCTGTCAGAAGCAGAAACAGACACAGTCAAAACCCGAACTTACACAGGACTCTTCCTTATCATGGTTAA